One Natrinema longum genomic window carries:
- a CDS encoding HAD family hydrolase, producing MTVILFDMDGVVLEGPRTDPQVYADAADAALAALEADPTPAQRRDCRTHDHELIRTRCAELGIDPARFWELKESYASSGTHDRLRSGERATYNDIDAIRDLAERTRIGLVTNNRHETAAFVAGFVGIDFDVVRGRAPTFEGYDRRKPDPYYIEDALAALGVTDGLYVGDSPKDVTAGRAAGLETAFLRRSHNRDHELPADATYELESLAELPPLIESPESASAGRKPLSLE from the coding sequence ATGACGGTGATACTATTCGATATGGACGGCGTCGTCCTCGAGGGCCCGCGAACGGACCCGCAGGTGTACGCCGACGCCGCGGACGCCGCGCTCGCCGCGCTCGAGGCCGATCCGACGCCGGCCCAGCGTCGCGACTGCAGAACGCACGACCACGAACTGATCCGGACGCGGTGTGCGGAACTCGGGATCGATCCCGCCCGGTTCTGGGAACTGAAAGAGAGCTACGCCTCGAGTGGGACCCACGATCGCCTTCGATCGGGCGAGCGTGCCACCTACAACGACATCGACGCGATTCGCGATCTCGCCGAACGGACGCGGATCGGGCTCGTCACCAACAATCGTCACGAAACCGCGGCATTCGTCGCGGGGTTCGTCGGAATCGATTTCGACGTCGTTCGGGGGCGAGCGCCGACGTTCGAGGGGTACGACCGGCGCAAGCCGGATCCCTACTACATCGAGGACGCGCTCGCGGCCCTCGGCGTCACCGACGGACTCTACGTCGGCGATTCCCCGAAAGACGTCACGGCCGGCCGAGCGGCCGGCCTCGAGACCGCTTTCCTCCGGCGGTCGCACAATCGCGACCACGAACTGCCGGCGGACGCGACCTACGAACTCGAGTCGTTGGCCGAACTGCCGCCGCTGATCGAATCGCCAGAATCGGCGTCGGCCGGACGGAAACCGCTTTCCCTCGAGTAA
- a CDS encoding winged helix-turn-helix transcriptional regulator, with translation MTKPDGVDDEKRATLRRFAALGAASPLVGRADAAAADTGESDARDAIAGYLSTTPGAHFSKIRDDLQLGTGETQHHLRRLEELDAIERYRDGDYKRFVTADRFDEFEKRALGYLRRETPRGMLIELLLQSDATAGDLAEALDVSAPTVSKYAGQLEDAGLLSREDGYAVERPETVLVLVVRHADSFGDRAQTLAKDADQFLEYQG, from the coding sequence ATGACGAAGCCCGATGGGGTCGACGACGAGAAACGCGCGACCCTGCGCCGATTCGCCGCCCTCGGTGCCGCCTCCCCGCTGGTCGGCCGCGCCGACGCAGCGGCGGCTGACACGGGCGAGAGCGACGCGCGCGATGCGATCGCGGGCTATCTCTCCACGACGCCCGGCGCGCACTTCTCGAAGATCCGTGACGACCTGCAACTCGGGACCGGCGAAACCCAACACCACCTCCGCCGCCTCGAGGAACTCGACGCCATCGAGCGGTACCGCGACGGCGACTACAAGCGGTTCGTCACGGCCGATCGGTTCGACGAGTTCGAAAAGCGAGCGCTTGGCTATCTCCGCCGGGAAACGCCCCGCGGCATGCTGATCGAACTGCTCTTGCAGTCGGACGCGACTGCCGGCGACCTCGCCGAGGCGCTGGACGTCTCGGCACCGACGGTGAGCAAGTACGCCGGTCAACTCGAGGACGCCGGCTTGCTCTCCCGGGAAGACGGCTACGCGGTCGAGCGACCGGAGACCGTGTTGGTCCTGGTCGTCCGCCACGCGGACTCGTTTGGCGACCGCGCGCAGACGCTCGCCAAAGACGCGGACCAGTTCCTCGAGTACCAGGGGTAA